The Sporichthyaceae bacterium genomic sequence GCACCAGCGCGGAGTTCGCGCTCAAGACCGCGAAGTATGCCTCGGCCAAGTACCTCGACACGTTGCCGCCGACCGGTTCGATGCTCGGCCACGCGTTCCGCGACGTCGAGTTCGAGGCCAAGGTGCTGGAACTGACCCGGGCCAACGGCATCGGGGCCCAGTTCGGCGGCAAGTACTTCTGCCACGACGTGCGGGTGATCCGGCTCCCCCGCCACGGTGCCTCGTGCCCGATCGCGATGGCGGTCAGTTGCTCGGCAGACCGTCAGATGCTCGGCAAGATAACGCCTTCGGGCATCTACCTGGAGGAGTTGGAACGCGATCCGGCCCGTTACCTACCGGAGGTGACGGACAGTCAGTTGCCTGACACCGCCGTGCACATCGACCTGGACCGGCCGATGTCCGAAGTGCTGGCCGAACTGTCCAGGTACCCGGTCAAGACCCGGCTCGCGCTGACCGGCTCGCTGGTCGTTGCCCGCGACATCGCCCACGCGAAGATCAAGGAGCTGCTGGACGCGGGCGAGGGAATGCCCCAGTACCTGAAGGACAACGCCGTCTACTATGCCGGTCCGGCCAAGACCCCGGAGGGATTCGCCACCGGCTCGTTCGGGCCAACGACCGCCGGGCGCATGGACTCCTACGTCGACCTGTTCCAGTCGCTCGGCGGCTCGATGATCATGTTGGCCAAGGGCAACCGGTCCAAGGCGGTCACCGACGCGTGCGCCAAGCACGGCGGGTTCTACCTCGGCTCGATCGGCGGCCCGGCCGCCCGGCTGGCGCAGGACTGCATCAAGAAGGTCGAGGTCCTCGAGTACGCCGAACTCGGCATGGAGGCGGTCTGGCGGATCGAGGTCGAGAATTTCCCGGCATTCATCGTCGTCGACGACAAGGGAAACGACTTCTTCGCCCCGGCCGACACCGCGCTTCCGATCCCGTTGGGCGTCCGTCCGACCTGACTTGCGGAAAACCTGCCACCGGTTTGCGCCAAGCCCGTACCGGAGGCAAGCAAAGATCTCGTGGAGTCGGACCTTTCGGTCTACGGCCGACGTTGTCCGGCGACATTTCGCGTCCACCGGGATGCAACGGCTGTATCAGCGCAGTGAATCGCCGAGGTTATCCAATGGCTAACCCAGATGGTCGACTTACCACACGTGAAACCGGGGATCATGGTTCCCCGGGAGCCCGACAATCCCGAATCGGCGCCCAGTGGTGAACGGACGGTGGCGCGTGGCCTCGGCAAGCGGCGGCGACTCGGCATTGGAGTTGGCCGGCCCAAGCCTCCTGACGGCCGCACCTACCGACACCGAGGGTGAACTCGCCGGGCTGCTGCGTGCGATCCTGGGACGGGACGAGGTCCCG encodes the following:
- a CDS encoding fumarate hydratase, with protein sequence MPEFAYTDLLPIGPDTTTYRSLGGAGIEVVSHGGQEFLTVAPEALGLIAAEAMHDIAHFLRPAHLAQLRSIIDDREASENDRFVARDLLENANIAAGGVLPMCQDTGTAVIMAKRGERVLTGGGDGESISRGVYDAYTKLNLRYSQLAPVTLWDERNTGNNLPAQIEVYLDDDPAHSQQYKFLFMAKGGGSANKSLIFQETKALLNEKSMLAWLDAKIRGLGTAACPPYHLAIVIGGTSAEFALKTAKYASAKYLDTLPPTGSMLGHAFRDVEFEAKVLELTRANGIGAQFGGKYFCHDVRVIRLPRHGASCPIAMAVSCSADRQMLGKITPSGIYLEELERDPARYLPEVTDSQLPDTAVHIDLDRPMSEVLAELSRYPVKTRLALTGSLVVARDIAHAKIKELLDAGEGMPQYLKDNAVYYAGPAKTPEGFATGSFGPTTAGRMDSYVDLFQSLGGSMIMLAKGNRSKAVTDACAKHGGFYLGSIGGPAARLAQDCIKKVEVLEYAELGMEAVWRIEVENFPAFIVVDDKGNDFFAPADTALPIPLGVRPT